A genome region from Chloroflexota bacterium includes the following:
- a CDS encoding extracellular solute-binding protein yields MLTRRSLIGGTAALAAGISGVGCSFSAPGIVSEPEVNWAVRIAAGLNRPVGVNPETYLRQAVATLTEDEENPLGPKRGRYTLNMKYQVELLSQEDLVTWMESNEVDLLTVDQWVAQGLGEEGILLPLDQFTGADGPSLIQSFYPVVLEQYRRGALYALPLDALPLMLNYHAPYFMEEPLPPDGSWDWDDLVESAAQLTHRKDDGTVARWGVIPHFNGLWWALWQNGAVAVDPETQVCRLQEPAAVEALQFIHDLLHTHRVTPTVGEDLWKLVYQPLGQAPAMVYNYHPMHLLQNRYSVAALPSGKVQAVPTWSSMGIGIASRTKHPEAAYTALKALVEVMQSRVYVPAQKEAVARIGELRPELRPDEVEAYQQSMAHGREWHSRSGAAIYAMHEVWKMLIRGDDVATIVNEGCSRVSEYQRTGGNVRE; encoded by the coding sequence ATGCTTACACGCAGATCACTCATAGGCGGCACAGCGGCGCTTGCTGCCGGAATCAGCGGCGTAGGGTGTTCCTTCTCCGCGCCAGGCATCGTCAGCGAACCGGAAGTAAACTGGGCAGTACGCATTGCCGCCGGGCTCAATCGTCCAGTTGGCGTAAACCCAGAAACGTATCTACGTCAGGCCGTGGCAACCCTAACTGAAGACGAGGAGAACCCCTTAGGACCGAAGCGCGGGCGGTACACGCTAAACATGAAGTACCAGGTGGAACTCCTTTCGCAGGAGGACCTTGTGACCTGGATGGAAAGCAACGAGGTAGACCTCTTGACCGTGGACCAGTGGGTTGCCCAAGGCTTGGGAGAGGAAGGTATTCTATTGCCTTTGGACCAGTTTACCGGCGCTGATGGACCGTCCCTTATCCAGTCGTTCTACCCTGTTGTGCTGGAGCAGTACCGGCGGGGAGCGCTCTATGCCCTGCCCTTGGATGCCTTGCCTCTCATGCTCAATTACCACGCTCCGTACTTCATGGAAGAGCCGCTTCCGCCGGACGGTAGCTGGGACTGGGACGACTTGGTGGAAAGTGCGGCGCAACTCACGCACCGCAAGGATGATGGCACCGTTGCGCGCTGGGGGGTGATCCCGCACTTCAATGGTCTTTGGTGGGCACTCTGGCAGAACGGGGCCGTGGCGGTTGATCCGGAAACACAGGTGTGTCGGCTGCAGGAACCGGCCGCGGTCGAGGCCCTGCAGTTCATCCACGACCTTCTGCATACGCATCGCGTCACGCCAACTGTGGGAGAAGACCTGTGGAAGCTAGTTTATCAGCCGCTAGGACAGGCGCCTGCCATGGTGTATAACTACCACCCGATGCATCTACTTCAAAACAGATACAGCGTGGCTGCGCTACCCAGCGGCAAGGTGCAGGCTGTGCCAACCTGGTCGAGCATGGGCATTGGCATTGCCTCCCGGACGAAACACCCGGAGGCAGCGTATACGGCTCTGAAGGCTCTCGTTGAAGTAATGCAGTCGCGCGTGTATGTGCCTGCGCAGAAGGAAGCGGTGGCGCGGATTGGAGAGTTGCGGCCAGAGCTTAGACCGGATGAAGTCGAGGCATATCAGCAGTCCATGGCACACGGACGCGAATGGCACTCCAGGTCTGGCGCTGCAATTTATGCTATGCACGAAGTGTGGAAAATGCTTATACGCGGCGACGACGTCGCCACTATCGTCAATGAGGGGTGCTCCCGAGTTAGCGAATACCAACGGACGGGAGGCAATGTTCGCGAGTGA
- a CDS encoding YfhO family protein — translation MTSSSQALSSNAFLRRHGPWLGATFLLAALVTAFFWKALLTDRVLAGYDLSTYFYPYRQYAAAALRQGNLPLWNPYLFQGAPFLANQQTAVFYPPNLLYLFFSAETGLALSIALHLLWGALGVYVFTRMTTNLVWPAAIGAAITFGLSGFLGAQVGHVNQVNAAVWLPWALLAAHYVYRGRSVRWAVALSFLLAVQFLAGHAQPSYMTLVAVMFSWLGHTAWDLLGVTANRPAFLTTAEGPVTEQSAPTLGLPPAPPWFTYLRDRYTQILWRPVVALVLLGGAFASTAALTAPQVLPMLQLTRHSIRQGGLSYDEASSFSLSPREFLAGMLPTPDGFVSTDEFFGFIGILAIALALLALVAAYRRPATWGFAGLAFVGLFLALGKYNPVYPALFEVLPGLDLFRVPARWLLLYTFSASVLVGIGIDWLANTARNHGRPRQTILRFGVGVVLLALVLAALAPLQQSFSSELPLIWLGFAIASVGLILVVLRVPSLLLLLPLFLALELFWASRHLEYNQAPPPIAYTDPGPVTATLRDVYQGGRILSLAGTAYAPGVEPQLREQFAHLGDGSTYNLLVTQKYFEVMTPNVPQGFQIATIDGYDGGVLPLDGYVRMKEVLQPGASALPDAILRDQLKAVPPPRILDLFGVAYLLDDKIRDPWVDDVYYDTTFTQAVNAESPAVTLASVPQVAADRIGIISYLTDAATLPQGQAVATLRITTTDNRVIERPLQAGVHTAEGEFEKSTPAHQEVRVAGAWRDNPQGRHYHAVVDLGETVSIKEAAVEYQAANGTLHLVAMSAVGPEAHAPFILTTEPLSLLFSGDVKLYQRDHALGLVYAASTVYLAASTDLARIALGNPAFRVGQDVVLERETDFLELPPRNALTGFLRPLKHWLQRLDLVGGGPPFGVVLPHHETRFGVGSESRELEMTHVVLGADSATVTLETVRPQPEHLIVRYDSPTPRMLVFSETFIPGWEATLDGQPLEIWRANAYYQAVLVPAGAHEIVFRYQPVAFRLGIAIALIALPLLAVIWFLPSVIRRLGWM, via the coding sequence ATGACATCTTCGTCTCAAGCACTTTCCTCCAATGCATTCCTCCGACGTCATGGGCCATGGCTGGGTGCTACCTTTCTCCTTGCGGCGCTTGTAACCGCCTTCTTTTGGAAAGCGCTTCTCACCGACCGGGTGCTCGCGGGCTACGATCTGTCGACGTATTTCTACCCGTACCGCCAATACGCTGCGGCAGCGCTGCGGCAAGGCAACCTGCCGTTGTGGAATCCCTATCTTTTCCAGGGCGCCCCATTCCTTGCCAACCAACAGACTGCGGTGTTCTACCCACCGAATCTACTCTACCTCTTCTTTTCTGCCGAGACGGGTCTGGCACTCTCCATCGCGCTGCACCTGCTTTGGGGCGCCCTAGGAGTTTACGTTTTCACCCGAATGACCACGAACCTCGTCTGGCCTGCGGCGATAGGGGCTGCCATAACGTTTGGTCTAAGTGGGTTCTTAGGCGCTCAGGTCGGGCACGTCAATCAAGTGAACGCCGCAGTGTGGTTGCCGTGGGCCCTCCTCGCCGCGCACTACGTGTATCGCGGGCGCAGCGTGCGGTGGGCGGTAGCGCTAAGCTTCCTCCTTGCGGTGCAGTTCCTTGCCGGACATGCTCAACCTTCATACATGACCCTGGTCGCGGTGATGTTCTCTTGGCTGGGACATACCGCGTGGGACTTGCTCGGCGTCACTGCTAATCGACCCGCCTTTCTTACGACAGCGGAGGGGCCTGTCACGGAGCAGAGCGCGCCTACGTTGGGACTGCCGCCAGCGCCTCCTTGGTTCACCTACCTGCGGGACCGGTACACGCAAATTCTATGGCGCCCCGTCGTAGCTCTGGTCCTGCTTGGCGGCGCGTTCGCGAGCACGGCGGCGCTTACCGCTCCGCAAGTGCTGCCCATGCTCCAGCTCACCCGCCACTCCATCCGTCAGGGGGGCCTGAGCTATGACGAAGCCTCTTCATTCTCGCTGTCCCCACGTGAGTTTCTCGCCGGCATGCTGCCCACTCCGGACGGTTTCGTAAGCACGGATGAGTTCTTCGGCTTTATCGGCATCCTCGCCATTGCACTGGCGCTGCTTGCATTGGTCGCAGCTTACCGCCGGCCTGCCACGTGGGGCTTTGCCGGCCTTGCCTTCGTAGGCCTTTTCCTGGCACTTGGCAAGTATAATCCGGTCTATCCGGCCCTCTTTGAGGTCCTGCCGGGATTAGACCTCTTTCGAGTCCCCGCCCGTTGGCTGTTGCTCTACACGTTCAGCGCCAGTGTGCTTGTCGGCATTGGTATTGACTGGTTAGCCAACACTGCCCGCAATCATGGGAGACCACGCCAAACGATTCTGCGATTTGGGGTGGGAGTTGTCCTCTTAGCGTTGGTTCTCGCTGCGCTCGCGCCGCTCCAGCAATCATTCTCATCTGAACTGCCCCTCATTTGGCTCGGTTTTGCGATTGCGAGCGTTGGGCTTATTCTCGTCGTGCTGCGCGTTCCGTCCCTTCTCTTACTCTTGCCGCTTTTCTTGGCGTTGGAGCTCTTCTGGGCCTCGCGACATCTGGAGTACAACCAAGCGCCGCCTCCCATCGCCTATACCGACCCGGGACCTGTAACTGCTACACTGCGCGACGTGTATCAGGGCGGGCGCATCCTCAGTCTTGCCGGTACTGCCTACGCTCCCGGCGTAGAACCGCAACTGCGGGAGCAGTTCGCTCACTTGGGAGACGGCAGCACGTACAATCTGCTCGTCACGCAGAAATACTTTGAAGTCATGACCCCGAACGTGCCGCAAGGTTTCCAAATCGCGACCATAGACGGCTACGACGGCGGTGTGCTGCCTCTGGATGGCTACGTGCGCATGAAGGAGGTGCTGCAGCCCGGCGCGTCGGCGCTACCGGACGCAATCCTCCGCGACCAGCTCAAAGCCGTGCCGCCGCCTCGCATCCTCGACCTCTTTGGCGTTGCCTATCTGCTCGATGACAAGATACGCGACCCGTGGGTTGACGACGTGTACTACGACACAACCTTTACGCAAGCCGTCAACGCGGAAAGCCCGGCGGTTACCCTTGCCAGTGTGCCGCAAGTTGCCGCCGACCGCATCGGGATCATCTCGTACCTTACCGATGCGGCCACTCTCCCACAGGGGCAGGCAGTCGCCACGCTCCGTATCACAACCACTGATAACCGGGTTATCGAACGACCCTTGCAGGCCGGCGTGCATACCGCCGAGGGCGAGTTTGAAAAATCAACTCCGGCGCACCAAGAGGTGCGGGTTGCTGGCGCCTGGCGGGATAACCCGCAAGGCCGCCATTATCACGCAGTCGTAGATCTCGGCGAGACCGTATCCATCAAAGAAGCCGCTGTAGAATACCAAGCTGCCAACGGCACGCTGCATCTGGTTGCCATGAGCGCAGTTGGGCCCGAGGCTCACGCACCATTCATCCTCACCACCGAGCCATTGTCGCTCCTATTCAGCGGAGACGTGAAGCTCTACCAGCGCGATCATGCACTTGGCCTCGTGTATGCAGCGAGTACAGTCTACCTTGCGGCGAGCACCGATCTGGCTCGCATCGCTCTCGGTAACCCTGCATTCCGCGTCGGACAAGACGTTGTCCTGGAACGGGAGACGGACTTCCTCGAGTTGCCGCCGCGCAATGCGTTGACCGGGTTTCTGAGGCCACTCAAGCATTGGCTCCAGCGTCTGGACCTCGTGGGCGGCGGGCCGCCGTTCGGCGTTGTGCTCCCCCATCACGAAACCCGCTTTGGCGTCGGCTCTGAGTCTCGTGAATTGGAAATGACACACGTTGTGCTTGGGGCGGATTCCGCAACAGTCACACTTGAAACGGTACGACCCCAACCAGAACACCTAATCGTGCGGTACGACTCTCCAACCCCACGCATGCTCGTGTTTTCAGAGACCTTTATCCCCGGCTGGGAAGCCACGCTTGACGGACAACCACTTGAAATTTGGCGGGCGAACGCCTACTACCAAGCAGTCTTGGTCCCTGCAGGCGCACATGAGATCGTCTTCCGCTACCAGCCGGTGGCCTTCCGTCTCGGCATTGCGATCGCCCTCATCGCGCTGCCACTGCTAGCCGTTATCTGGTTTCTGCCTTCTGTCATCAGGCGTCTAGGCTGGATGTGA
- a CDS encoding response regulator, with product MNIESAEITATEQETPQTRILVVDDESIIRLDLRERLTDLGYTVVGEAADGHMAVSLTRRLRPDLVLMDIKMPKMDGITAARVLLEERIAPIVLLTAFSERGLVEDAREAGVLGYISKPFREADLVPTLEVAIARFAELKAIELENVDLKETLATRRLVERAKGMLMDAQGLSEGAAFRRIQKLAMDRRKPMREIAEAIILANEIT from the coding sequence ATGAATATCGAAAGTGCAGAGATCACTGCAACTGAACAAGAGACCCCGCAAACGCGGATACTTGTCGTGGATGATGAGTCGATCATCCGCTTGGACTTACGAGAGCGGCTGACCGACCTGGGTTACACGGTAGTTGGCGAAGCGGCAGATGGGCACATGGCAGTGTCCCTGACGCGGCGCTTGCGGCCTGACCTGGTGCTCATGGACATCAAGATGCCAAAGATGGATGGCATAACTGCTGCGCGCGTCCTCTTGGAAGAGCGGATTGCGCCGATAGTGCTCCTCACGGCCTTCAGTGAGCGCGGACTCGTCGAGGATGCACGAGAGGCAGGCGTGCTAGGCTACATCTCCAAACCGTTCCGTGAAGCCGACCTCGTGCCGACACTCGAAGTCGCCATTGCCCGCTTCGCGGAGTTGAAGGCAATCGAGCTGGAAAACGTGGACCTTAAGGAGACGCTGGCAACGCGGCGACTGGTAGAGCGGGCAAAAGGGATGCTGATGGATGCGCAAGGCCTCTCCGAAGGCGCAGCCTTCCGCCGCATCCAAAAGCTTGCTATGGACCGCCGCAAACCGATGAGAGAAATTGCCGAGGCCATAATCCTGGCGAACGAGATCACGTAA
- the dprA gene encoding DNA-processing protein DprA: protein MTPDEDRAFYVALSMAPDIGPGRMHRLLRHFGTMGAAWSASPAAWRDAGLEPAVAANLERARGKIDPTKELARLAKAQIEALTWADAAFPPLLRQIPSPPICLYVRGSVAASDALGVAIVGTRNATSYGRSVTRRLATDLAANGVTVVSGLARGIDAVAHRAALESGGRTLAVFGCGLDIIYPAEHRRLAEEIAVQGALISEYPLGRQPAADQFPVRNRLISGLSLGVVITESRERSGALITAEFAGQQGRDVFAVPGSIMTRSSAGPHRLIQDGAKLVMNVEDILGELNIHMTGRQAELATAIPMSAEEGRIFEVLDGDPVHVDEISAQTAIPVQEVSSLLTLMEVRGVVHAVGALTYARGRQRD from the coding sequence ATGACGCCTGATGAAGATCGTGCATTCTATGTAGCGCTGAGTATGGCGCCGGATATTGGGCCGGGTCGGATGCACCGCCTCTTGCGGCACTTTGGCACAATGGGCGCGGCTTGGAGCGCTTCTCCTGCCGCATGGCGGGATGCCGGCCTGGAGCCGGCCGTTGCCGCCAACCTGGAACGCGCGCGCGGCAAGATTGACCCGACGAAGGAACTGGCCCGGCTTGCGAAAGCGCAGATTGAGGCGCTGACGTGGGCCGATGCCGCATTTCCTCCGCTCCTCAGGCAGATTCCCAGTCCTCCCATTTGCCTTTACGTACGTGGCAGTGTGGCGGCGAGCGACGCGTTGGGCGTGGCAATAGTGGGTACGCGCAATGCAACTTCCTATGGGCGCAGTGTCACCCGCCGCTTAGCTACAGACCTCGCCGCCAATGGCGTGACGGTGGTTAGCGGGTTGGCTCGCGGCATAGACGCCGTGGCACATCGCGCTGCCCTCGAGTCCGGAGGGCGTACGCTCGCAGTCTTTGGTTGCGGACTGGACATCATCTACCCGGCCGAGCACCGGCGGCTGGCTGAGGAGATCGCGGTACAGGGGGCGCTCATTTCCGAATACCCATTGGGACGACAGCCTGCAGCGGATCAATTTCCCGTGCGCAATCGACTCATAAGCGGTCTTTCGCTTGGCGTTGTAATCACCGAGTCCCGCGAACGGAGCGGCGCGCTCATTACTGCTGAATTTGCGGGCCAACAAGGGCGCGATGTCTTCGCGGTGCCCGGCAGCATCATGACGCGGTCCAGCGCTGGGCCGCACCGTTTAATCCAGGACGGCGCCAAGCTCGTCATGAACGTAGAAGACATTCTCGGCGAACTCAACATCCACATGACCGGGAGGCAGGCTGAACTGGCTACCGCTATCCCCATGAGTGCGGAAGAAGGGCGCATCTTTGAGGTGCTGGATGGCGATCCGGTGCACGTGGACGAAATCAGTGCCCAAACTGCTATCCCAGTGCAAGAGGTAAGCAGTTTGCTGACGCTGATGGAGGTGCGGGGCGTTGTTCATGCGGTTGGTGCCCTCACGTATGCGCGCGGCAGGCAAAGAGACTGA
- a CDS encoding zinc-binding alcohol dehydrogenase: MKSNSRRLVFPGPQEVAWEEHHVPLPQCGELSIETRRSLISIGTELAFFSGRQWTNPGTGILPKYPTYAGYSNAGIVVATGEATAPWKVGDRIASGARHATLQVVRNLDGAVSIPKSVSDEEATFCTLGATVLNAYRRGTPQLGECAVVVGQGILGQLAVQFLRLGGCEPVIAVDLEPSRLALTQKVGAATHLLNPSVDDVVGVVYDLTAGRGADIVFEATGLTETYDLTFALTRPHGRVVGLGSPRYPAPVDMQQVHIKPLQVIGAIGNHPSGESKENRWTRGAHAAYFMDLLEHDRVNVRDLITHRTPAADAPNLYPKLLADRTSYLGVVLEW, translated from the coding sequence GTGAAGTCGAATAGCCGCCGGCTGGTGTTCCCGGGACCGCAAGAGGTCGCCTGGGAAGAGCATCACGTGCCGCTGCCCCAATGCGGTGAACTATCGATAGAGACCCGCCGTTCCTTGATCAGCATAGGCACCGAATTGGCTTTCTTCTCCGGTCGGCAATGGACGAATCCGGGGACGGGTATACTGCCGAAATATCCAACGTATGCCGGGTACTCTAATGCCGGTATCGTGGTAGCAACCGGCGAAGCTACGGCGCCGTGGAAAGTGGGCGACCGTATTGCCAGCGGCGCCCGTCACGCCACCCTTCAAGTTGTGCGCAATCTCGACGGGGCCGTTTCGATTCCCAAATCGGTTTCGGATGAAGAAGCAACGTTCTGCACATTGGGGGCTACCGTGCTCAACGCCTACCGTCGCGGGACGCCGCAGCTTGGCGAGTGCGCAGTAGTCGTGGGACAGGGAATCCTCGGCCAGCTCGCGGTCCAGTTTCTTCGTCTTGGGGGTTGCGAGCCGGTCATCGCCGTTGATCTTGAACCAAGTCGGCTAGCTCTTACTCAGAAGGTAGGGGCTGCTACCCATCTGCTAAATCCCAGTGTAGACGACGTGGTGGGAGTGGTTTACGACCTTACCGCAGGCCGCGGCGCCGATATCGTCTTCGAGGCAACCGGTCTTACTGAGACGTATGACCTGACGTTTGCTCTGACGAGGCCCCACGGACGGGTGGTAGGACTTGGCTCGCCGCGCTATCCCGCGCCGGTGGATATGCAGCAGGTGCACATCAAGCCTCTCCAGGTCATTGGCGCCATCGGCAATCACCCGAGCGGAGAGTCAAAGGAAAATCGCTGGACGCGCGGCGCTCACGCCGCTTACTTCATGGACCTTCTGGAGCATGACCGCGTCAACGTGCGTGACCTCATCACGCACCGGACCCCCGCGGCAGACGCCCCAAATCTATATCCGAAGCTACTCGCGGACCGTACGTCCTACCTTGGCGTAGTCTTGGAGTGGTAG
- a CDS encoding zinc-binding alcohol dehydrogenase has protein sequence MPTGRVVVFPHEFAAELEDFSIEPPGPGQVLVQSEYSCISAGTERKRYMNVYADSGVPQRPFPVRPGYANVGIVAEVGADVTAYQPGERVLTMANHTSHYLRTVETDAIDRLPPNVPSDGAALAVLAQVALAGVRRAPPEVGQAALVAGQGVVGQMVVQFLKAAGCRPVIATDVADFRLERAQRSGADLALNAAQEDVYAAVMDVTGGNGVERVYDATPVPDALPTSLRVAATRGIIVMLGGPMGKAELNLYADFFRRDLTLMGVFQPLTPTEATPQAPWTQQRHRQLYLTMLESGAVQAEHLITHVALPTDAAATYAMLASGGENSLGVLFDWR, from the coding sequence GTGCCGACTGGCAGAGTCGTCGTCTTCCCACATGAGTTTGCAGCCGAACTCGAAGACTTCTCCATCGAGCCCCCGGGCCCTGGGCAAGTCTTGGTGCAGTCCGAGTACAGTTGCATTAGCGCGGGCACTGAACGCAAGCGCTATATGAATGTGTATGCCGACTCCGGCGTGCCGCAGCGTCCGTTCCCAGTGCGGCCGGGATATGCGAACGTGGGAATCGTGGCGGAAGTCGGCGCGGATGTGACGGCGTACCAGCCGGGCGAGCGCGTCCTCACCATGGCGAACCACACCAGTCACTACCTGCGAACGGTAGAGACGGACGCGATCGATCGCCTACCGCCCAATGTACCGTCTGATGGCGCCGCGCTTGCGGTACTCGCGCAGGTGGCCTTAGCGGGTGTGCGGCGCGCGCCGCCGGAAGTCGGACAGGCGGCTCTGGTAGCCGGGCAGGGTGTTGTCGGCCAGATGGTTGTCCAATTCTTGAAAGCGGCCGGGTGTCGGCCCGTCATCGCGACCGACGTGGCAGATTTCCGGCTGGAACGAGCGCAGCGCAGCGGCGCCGATTTGGCCCTGAACGCCGCCCAAGAAGATGTGTACGCCGCCGTCATGGACGTGACCGGCGGCAACGGCGTCGAACGGGTCTACGATGCCACACCGGTGCCCGACGCGCTGCCGACAAGCCTGCGTGTGGCGGCGACACGCGGCATCATCGTGATGCTTGGCGGCCCCATGGGCAAGGCGGAACTGAACCTCTACGCAGACTTCTTCCGGCGCGACCTCACGCTCATGGGCGTCTTCCAACCGCTGACGCCGACGGAGGCCACACCGCAGGCACCGTGGACTCAGCAGCGCCACCGCCAACTCTATCTCACCATGCTTGAAAGTGGCGCCGTACAGGCTGAGCACCTGATCACCCACGTCGCGTTGCCGACAGATGCTGCCGCCACTTACGCCATGCTCGCCTCAGGCGGGGAGAACTCTCTCGGAGTGCTGTTCGACTGGCGCTAG
- the proB gene encoding glutamate 5-kinase, which yields MSSPLHRIVIKVGTNLLTQAGMQLNRERMADYARQIALLRDQGKQVVLVSSGAVAAGRNAGVPSPSGKGIPVRQILAAIGQPLLMRTYAELFAPYGVAVAQALFTRTELERDGYLNARNTLLGLLETGVLPICNENDVVAVAELQQIGDNDTLSALVANLVDADLLAILTDIKGLYTADPRSDTSATHVPMVASITREVEAMAGGAGSASSVGGMATKIKAARMATAAGTDVVICRGTLPDAMLAVAAGEEIGTRFASKVSRTKSLRDAWMASDLARGHRIIVDAGAANALLKNGRSLLPAGIIAVEGTFSRGDTVEIRADGGDAFACGLVNYPSDELRKIMGRKSSEITKLLPESFGDEAVHRNNMVFL from the coding sequence ATGTCTTCACCACTGCATCGCATTGTCATCAAAGTTGGCACAAACTTGCTCACGCAGGCTGGGATGCAACTTAACCGTGAACGCATGGCCGACTATGCGCGCCAGATCGCCCTCCTGCGAGATCAAGGAAAACAGGTGGTGCTCGTCTCCTCTGGCGCCGTAGCAGCCGGCAGAAACGCCGGTGTGCCATCCCCCAGCGGCAAGGGCATTCCGGTCCGGCAGATACTGGCCGCCATCGGTCAGCCGCTTCTCATGCGGACGTATGCGGAACTCTTCGCCCCCTATGGCGTAGCGGTGGCCCAAGCTCTCTTTACGCGGACTGAATTGGAACGCGACGGCTACCTGAACGCGCGCAATACGCTCCTCGGCCTACTGGAAACCGGCGTGCTGCCGATCTGCAACGAGAACGATGTAGTTGCCGTGGCCGAACTCCAGCAGATCGGCGACAATGATACGCTCTCTGCCCTCGTTGCAAATCTGGTGGATGCCGATCTCCTTGCAATCTTGACCGACATCAAGGGTCTCTACACAGCGGACCCGCGCAGCGATACGTCCGCCACCCATGTGCCAATGGTGGCAAGCATTACCCGCGAAGTCGAAGCTATGGCGGGCGGCGCCGGTTCCGCCAGCAGTGTGGGCGGTATGGCAACCAAGATCAAAGCCGCCCGCATGGCTACCGCTGCAGGCACCGATGTCGTTATCTGCCGGGGCACGCTTCCTGACGCGATGCTGGCCGTAGCCGCGGGGGAAGAGATAGGAACGCGGTTCGCGAGCAAGGTCAGCCGCACGAAGAGTCTGCGCGATGCCTGGATGGCCTCGGACCTCGCGCGCGGCCATCGCATCATCGTCGACGCCGGCGCGGCAAATGCGCTCTTGAAGAACGGACGCAGCCTCCTGCCTGCCGGCATAATCGCCGTAGAGGGCACATTTAGTCGAGGGGATACCGTGGAAATTCGCGCCGACGGCGGAGATGCTTTTGCCTGCGGCCTGGTGAACTATCCTTCCGACGAACTGCGGAAGATCATGGGGAGGAAGTCGAGCGAAATCACCAAACTCTTACCTGAATCTTTCGGCGATGAAGCCGTGCACCGTAACAACATGGTATTCCTGTAG
- a CDS encoding glycerol-3-phosphate acyltransferase, with protein MAFQVIGLMLAAYLLGAVPFVYLLGRIAGVDLRDEGSRNVGGTNLWRTVGPFTGILGAVLDIGKGVAPVLVARALDLNDSVIGLAAIAAVAGQCWPVFLRFQGGRGISVVAGVVIALSPMTFFWAVMPAGAGLAAHVVMGRRKQQTTAAVLGKESKDSRTVPLFMMISIVILPFAAVALGDSPATVLTFAVLSLILIFRRLTAGLRQDRGSPLALSARLRNRFLYDRAQA; from the coding sequence ATGGCATTTCAAGTTATCGGTCTCATGCTTGCTGCCTACTTATTGGGTGCAGTTCCGTTTGTCTACCTGTTGGGGCGCATTGCCGGTGTAGACTTGCGGGATGAAGGCAGCCGTAATGTTGGTGGCACCAATTTGTGGCGCACAGTGGGGCCGTTCACGGGTATTCTCGGCGCGGTTCTGGATATTGGCAAAGGCGTGGCGCCAGTGCTTGTGGCGCGAGCGCTCGATCTCAATGACAGCGTGATTGGGCTGGCGGCAATTGCGGCAGTGGCCGGGCAGTGCTGGCCCGTCTTTCTCCGCTTTCAAGGAGGGCGCGGCATCTCAGTGGTGGCCGGCGTCGTGATTGCTCTATCGCCAATGACCTTCTTCTGGGCTGTCATGCCGGCTGGCGCCGGTCTTGCGGCACATGTAGTCATGGGACGCCGCAAGCAGCAGACTACGGCCGCAGTCCTAGGTAAAGAGAGCAAGGACAGTCGCACCGTACCCCTCTTCATGATGATCTCGATTGTAATCCTACCCTTCGCGGCCGTGGCGCTTGGTGATTCACCCGCCACGGTACTAACGTTTGCGGTGCTTTCTCTCATCCTTATATTTCGCCGTCTCACCGCCGGACTGCGCCAAGACCGCGGTTCTCCACTAGCGCTCTCTGCCCGCTTGCGCAACCGGTTTCTCTATGACCGCGCTCAGGCGTAA